From one Solanum lycopersicum chromosome 12, SLM_r2.1 genomic stretch:
- the LOC109119150 gene encoding uncharacterized protein → MARSILMLGRSFTVPENEGRINIGRNQGRNREPRNEERNREPRNQARNRESRGEYHQKPISKTCPKNSHESSIAKKIILFWGLRCRATAPIADCQSKKKKKQKLRLKNLKFVDGDSTFSTHTSCCRKGRKASYSCMASSFDDFVVSRTPHPPRGRVDIDNQELVEPRIELDM, encoded by the exons ATGGCACGATCAATACTCATGCTTGGAAGAAGCTTCACAGTACCCGAAAATGAAGGAAGAATCAATATAGGCAGAAATCAAGGAAGAAACAGAGAACCcagaaatgaagaaagaaacagAGAACCCAGAAATCAAGCAAGAAACAGAGAATCCAGAGGCGAATATCATCAGAAACCCATCTCAAAAACTTGCCCCAAAAACTCCCATGAAAGCTCCATCGctaaaaagataatattattttggggTTTGCGTTGCAGGGCAACTGCACCAATTGCTGATTGTCAatccaagaagaagaagaaacaaaaactgAGACTCAAGAACCTTAAATTTGTTGATGGAGATTCAACTTTTTCCACCCACACTAGTTGTTgcagaaaaggaagaaaagcaAGTTACTCGTGTATGGCTTCTTCTTTTGATGATTTTGTTGTTTCAAGAACACCCCATCCTCCTCGAGGGAGAGTTGATATTGACAATCAG GAATTGGTGGAACCGAGGATTGAATTGGATATGTGA